GGAAACACAGACCCacattttaagattaaaatagCTTACCACCCCTTGGTCGTTGTATACCAACTGAGCAAGGGTGGTCTTGCCTAAGCCCCCTATGCCTACAATCACAACCTTTGACAGATTTTCTTGAGTACTTGACTGCATCAACAACTCTATTACCTCCTTTCTGTTTTCATCCCTACCCACAATTTTATGAGATTTCTCCACAACAGAGATCGTCTCTCGCCACTCCCTATTCCTTACTGGGACATTGGGTATGACTCCGGAAATTAAATTGAACTTGGAGATATCATTTGCAATATCATCTAGCCTTTCTCTAATAGCCTTTATTCCATGGCCATCTTAAATCGGAAAGCAAGTTGATTCGAAGGTGAGAAGAAGTCACTCACTTGTGCCGCAAATTTTCCACGATCATCAGTCTTTCTCCTCAAGTCTTCGGTTGCAAAGTCGTCCAACAAGTCATCAGCATCATACACAACATCTTTAAGCCTCCTGACCCAATCTGCTACTGCGTGGCTGCTCTCCTGCTTCTCCTCAGCATCAAGAAGCACAGCTCCGACGGTGGACAGTTTCTCCTTAAGCTTTCTCAGCTCACCTCCGACACCATACATTAATCCAATTTCATGGAAAACAGCAGAGCCCAGCTTCATCAAAAGGTTCTCAGCAATACCGAATGGAATTTGTTCAGCCATATTTGAAATAGCAAAGAAAATAATACTGCAGAGGATGGAAAGTAGTGAGAGAGAGGATGAGAAAGCTGTAAGTGATCTCAGGCAGATACATATAGAGAGAGGGGAATGACTTGAGTGGAGGtcaaccataaaaaataaaattgaagaggTAATATCCTACCAATCGAATGGATATGATATCACTGTGCAATCTGCATGCTTGGAATATTATTGTGCAAATCTGCATGATGACTTTTGAAAAAGTGGGATATAAAATAAGGTAAATTTGAAATAGCTGGTTTGGAATGCCATTACCTAGAAAATGACAACTCCTTCCAAAGGTGggttataaattaaaagaatttgaaaatattcattTGGATTCTCATTACTGTTTGCTtccatcaaaattaaataatgagataaaaaaaaacaaaaaaaaacacaaaaatagaaaaatgttttacatcatttaattcttatttatttggattaatggataaattttgtaaaattatattttctttttattgtatatttttttatattaatagtaattaacttttaaaataatggaaggTCATTTGTATATAGGCTTATTTGAGTACTTCgatgatttttataattgaaaattctcTTAAGACTCTTCTTTAAtgtagttatttttatattggttattatttttttaggttatgtttggtttatagaaaattagagaaaataaaaataaagtaaacaaattataaaaaaagaaaacaaaaaaagagaaggaaagtttatgaaattttttgtcttttccaaatatctataaaaaaaacatgagaaaaaggaaattaatttattaaggaagacaaattttccattattattattatttaagaaaaaaatgagaaaagaaactTCTTTAAAGCAATGTTGTGAGAAtaatagttaatttttaaaaaattaattaaataaataaaaagatgttgAGAGGGCCTGGGGTTCACATGGAAGTTGGGAGTTTGTTCCTTTTGGTTGGGTAGGAATGAATCGACTGGTGGGATTTTATGTTCCATCACTTTGACTTTTTattcctttgtatttttattttgattttgatttttaggaGGATTTGATTCAAGTAATGTGTCCAATCTCTTTTCATTTGTTTCCCTTTTcttaaaacttttcaaaaaccaaaaaccttagttatcataatttttatatttagatgaTTTGTGCATTTCGATATTTCATGAATGGTTTTATATAAGTAATAATTTAACCACATTACAAAAGCAGTCATCAAGATCGACAAAAAGattcatattttgataaattaagtaTTATCATTGTAGATATTATGGTATCGGGGATGCTCTATTACTTTCACAATTGTCCATATTTCTCTAAATTGGATAATTTTGTGTTTGAATTTTTATGATAGGGGAGATGGAaagtaatgaaaaatattagaaagaaaattagaaaagaacaaaatgaagtgtgtagtaattttttttctaagtagGGGAGGTTGAAAGACATTTATAAAAGGCACCTCTCTCAGTCCAAATCTTGTAAACCCAACATTTATTTACTTGAAAGGGATTAGCTGTCGGTGATAATGATATTGGTTGAATAATTGAATTGTGTTTGTTGAGaagttttattacttttaatgcGAAGGTACAGAGGTTGGGCTGGAGGCCCCATGGTTGTTCATGGCCACTAGCATTGATGGAGCCAAGTGGGTGCTTCTATCAGCAAAGCTTCTTTCAAAAGAGACAAGCAattaaggtattttttttttttttcatccatggAAATTAACCTTAGtagaaataagagaaaatatttaaaaatcaaaatgtagACAAATCTCAATATCAAGTGCAAGCGTTATAttctttttcaaatgaaataattatgaacaaaacaaaattactatcctcatttttttccctttccaaCTATACTCATCAAACCTTAACCCTAACCtttcccttctctttctcttttttcttataaaattgaAGACATTTATGCTCTAAAAGTCTAGTTGATAGATTTATCTAAAACAATAATTCAACAATTGCAAGTTAATATCTTTCAAGAGCATTTTTCAAACCTTTGAACTTGGAAGACGGTCCGATGaagactaaaataaaattcGATGGATAAAATAACATGTCAtgtctgttttttctttcagaaaaacatagatatttttgtattacATCCGATCATGCATATCCCAGGATAGTTTGTGCATAAgtttgattgagaaaaaaaaattaaaagcaagTAAAACCCTAGaatcttctatatatttttgaagaatattttGATGAGTATGGTTCACATTCAATTACCTTTCCCTTACCCACTTCACATGATTTTCATTTCCAGCGTTGGGATCTTAGGAGGAGGAAATTCAGAAGCCCAGGTTTCAAATGTGCTGATGGATAAGGCAAAACTCATAGGAACCACCATTGGAGTGAGAATAAAGACTTAAGTCATCCTTTCTTAGGCATCCTATATAACCTGGTCATATGGGGCAAACAAACACATGTACACATACAAATGTgtgagaccaaaaaaaaaatgaaggttcTTTCTTGAAGTTTTTATATGCAAAGtaaatatgtataaaatcaAGAGAATTTATACCATATTtctgttaaatatatttttacataaattcatatatataattgtatttGTTGTAGATGCaactaatttgaaaattctatcattttatttatattttaatcgcCCGAAaaccctttttcttcttttttttctttttttttttcttgctttgttATGATGTAGGGAGGATCAGGGGATCAGGGAATGTTGACAACATAGTATTTCAGAACATTAAGATGGAAAATGTGAAGAACCCCATAATCATAGACCAAAACTACTGTGATCAAGAAACTCCATGCAAGGAACAGGTAAACCCTAATCATCAACTTCAAACTCAATCACAAGCCTTCATTTGTCTGCCTTCAACACAACTATTCTCCATCCTATGGCTTGCAGAACTCAGCTGTCCAAATAAGAAACATAGTCTACAGGAACATCACAGGCATGAGTGCAACAAAAATGACCACAATATTCAAGTGCAGCAAGACCTTACCTTGCCAAGGCATTATGCTGAAGGATATAAATCTAGTATAAAAAGCGAGCTGAGAAGCTGATTAACTCTGCATGTATTAATGTCATGGTGTTGGAGACTAGGGGTAGGGTTTCTCCAAAGTGTTCATGTGTCAACTAAAATGGTGAAACATGTGGATTATATACTATAAATGGGGTTAACTTGGGGTGGTGACGGTTTCCTACAATGAAGATTATAGCTAGCTGGGGTTTGTTGTTACTAATATTGAAGTTGAATAATGTGTAAAACCCTAGCACACAATGTTGTTATAATAAGAAGCAGCATGTATTGTATGGTGAAGGGGGTTGGCTAGGTCTAGGCTGCAAGCCATCTTATCAATTTGTGTTAAAAAttgaacccaaaaaaaaaaaaaaaaaaaccctttataTGAAAATTCCATCCGAAGTGTGTTACACTATGTTAAAGCAAGAAAATGATGTTTCCCTTGACACTAACTTAgctttttaacatataaaactACGTATTTCATACTTATAAGTGTCTTTATATTTTACATCGtctataaataaatactatttaTGCATATCCATGTCTTCAATCTAAAGAATTGTGATACCCAGATTCTCCAACTTAATTCACTTAATATAATAGAGTATAACattgatataaatatagaaTCTTTGTCAAatattctcattttctttggatgtatgacttttttttcttttttaatgattttgaacTTCCTTGTCGGATAGTTAAATTGTGAAGAGTACACTtgtagaaaaaatatttagaatgataaaatagggaaaagattttaaaaaatttaaagttaaaattaatggtaattaaatattattaccCAAAAAGTAGTGCTTACCATTAagtattaataatatattaaggtttaagtaaaattaaaaaataaataaaatcttatttattatgaaataaacATAAAGATTAAAGGAGAAAACGAAAAGAAAATAACTTAGTTATTCGGTCTCTCTTTACTAACTCTTAACTcttatttataggccaagggtAATACCAATATGGTAATAGTACAAACATGATCCCACAAACtaccataaatatttataatattctcCCTTAAATGACAACCATTCTTTGAGTATGTCTTATTAAAACTttactaggaaaaaaaaaaaaaccctataagTAAACAACTAGTGAAGGAATAAAAGTATAATATGCTTTTGGACTACTACAACTACCATATTAAAATCCTTGCTAGTAAAACTCAATGAGATAAAACctaaataaagggaaaaagagtATAGTATAGTGATATCCTTATCAATCTACTCTCTCTCATCTTAATGTGATTATACTTTCTCTAGTAGGTCAGTATGAAGATCATTGAGTCGACGCATCCCAATATTATATATGAGTTTCTTGACTATTGCATGATTATACTTTTTCTAGTCAGTGTATCCCAAAAGTATAATcatgttgacatgattataACTTCTTTAGTAGCTTAGCATGAAGATCTTTGAGTTGGTGCATCTTAATATAATATATGAGTTTATTGAGTATTACATTAATTTCACCCCTCCTTTGGAGCTCATGGTGTAAAAGAACTTGAGCAATATATGTTTAGTTCTATCACCCTTAATATATAtcattctttaatttcttcGATACATgatgcaacattatcttcatatagcattatcaaattatatttaatagaaGATAGTTAGTTTTCATGATTCTCAAATAGATTGGATTATAGATCTCAACCACTCACATTCttgacttgcttcatgaattgcaagtaTTATTGAATGAATTGAAGAAGTAGCTACCATGCTTTGCTTTACTGATCATAATGATATTGTAATATCACTACAAGTAAACATATATCTTATTTGAGACCTAGCTTTGTAAGGATTCGAAAGGTAACCGACATCTGTGTATCTAAGAATTGTGATTATACtctttttacataaaataaactcatatttgtggttccaagaaaaaaacacaatatATGTTGATTTCATTCCAATGTCTTTGAGTTACTGTAGAACACCAATTTGCATTGAGATATGGTACTTTTGGACCAAGCAAATCTTCATTATCTTCCTCAGGATGAAATAGATCCttgttcacttcaagtgaacgaCCAAGGATGGGGACTTTAATGCATACCATTTGTCTATCTAAAAGTGCTTTAAgattttttctatatatgttGATTAATAAACAAACACTCTATTTAGTAAGTACTCAATCTATAGGTcaagaaaaattttgttaagatctttcatttcaaactttCTTTGCAAGTAGTCAACTATTCTTATGAGCTTTTCAAGAGTTTTAGAAAGGTGCATATTGTTTGTATATACTACAACAATTGCAATTCCAATTGATAATTTCTTAATGAACATGCAtggataaataaaattatacacaTATTCTTCCCTCAACAAATATTCAATAAGATGATTGTAACACATGCATTTGGGTTTCTTAATCCATACAAGGGTTTTTGTAGCCTCTTGAATACACAATGTTTCAACTTATGTGCTTCAAGTATCTTATATCCTTTAGGGATGTATTTGCTTCAACATTATCCTTTAAGGACTTTATTGCTTCATGTAGTTTGAATCCTTAAAGGATTTGAACATATCTATAGATCCATATACATTATATAGTGCATcttaaatccttcaaggatgATCAATCTTGATTGTTAGGAATATGATTGAGCCATTACAAGAGTCAATATAAGGTTTCTAAATACACCTTATGCTACAATTTTTGCATTATCTCAAATACACTTTTGTATAATTTCTCATTGGTATCCAATAATTTTTACATCTTCAAATGTTAGACTTTGGGTCCATTTATATTCAATAAGATCAACATCTTTTGTTTGTTTACATCTTTCTATTTTGGCCAATTATTTCTATGTCAAGATTCTTATACAATTCATGATTTGAAATCTCTATCATTCCTCATGATATCAACAACTATCTAGAAGTAAGATGAATACAAACATTATGTTCATATCATCTTTCTCATGTCATGTACATAACTAATAGAAATctctttagatatttgtgtCTCTCTAAGGGCTATTCATTCCATTTGCACCTCTTTAAGGCCTACTTGTTCAATATATGCATGCATCTTCAAGAGCTACTTGTGTTATTTGTGTCTCTCTAGGGACTCTACATTCATCAATTTTAGactaatcatttattttttatggcctCTATGAGAGTCAAGTTTTTCACGAGTTTTCCTCTTCCAGGGACTTACATCATTTGAGCTGATAAGTCTATCACGCTTTAGGCATGCCTCGATTTCATTTATCATTATAATAAATCCTTATCCTACTAggatatatattattatttgtttcaacTATTTTACAATGCTTTAGGTGCGCATCTATTTATTGTTGTGTTGATTAATTATCCTTCAAGGATATCAAATCACATTCACTTGTatcataaggaaaaaaaaaaaacctaacgAATTTTATGTCGTTCTTCTAGAAATCAACTTCTGCCTAAcaactagaaaattatttcatcaaaatGATAATTTGTACAACATGTCATACTACCTTTCAAGTATATAGATAGGTCTATCACTAAGTAAAAACTTCTTATTTTATAACGCAAGTCTATATGACTTTATAATGAGTTGATGTATCATTATTTATCCTAGAGGATCAAGTTGATCACACAAGATTCTTTTGGatctaacaaaatataaaatatcatttacatTGAATCAAAAGATACTAGTGACATAGTGTGAGCTCTTCTAGATCCCCTAATCAGGTTCTCATTAGttgatatagtattaacattaTTTATCATCATTGTTGTATGattaatgagacaagagtttcattaaaatgacaacCTATAAAACATGTCATACAAGCCTCACCCTTAgaggatttaaaaaattaagttgattggtcacatttttcattattgaattctttaaaacaaaaaattatgttttttcctttaaaatttattaaaactattgaaatttttctaactatttttcttaccattttttaattcttttgaaattttcatttaatcttTTCTACTATTAAGGTacttatttattgtttgaatatGATAGGAAAAACTAGTATTAGCTGGTGAACTTAAAATACTAAAAGAACTCaacatattttgaaaaactaattttgattCATAATTGGGTTTAATCTATCCAAATTTAACATGTTAGAGAAAGGTTAATCTATCTAAATAAACATCCAAATCTCATATGAGTGGGTTGGGGATCCATATTTTTGGCATTTGGTGATGACTACCAAGTTGATTGTGATCAGCATGGTTCTATTAGTTATGTGATAGTGATAGACATATGCATGAGATAAAATTGGTAATTAGCTTAACACCCTTTTTCTTTTgcccaaaacttacacaatcaAAATGGGAAATACCCATTATTCTAGATCTATCCATGGTTGTTTGACCCATGCATGCCAATACTAATAGGTTAAAGTCTATATACATTTGAACAATGctcatttgtattttttttattttttttcaagtatacTTTCTATAAGTCATTTCGTGAAGAAATTCTTGCAGTTTTGCTAATTGGAAGATGGATCATCTTCATTGCAATTAGGCATATGTCATCTAAGAATTTTCCCAtgtggatatatatataaaaggagtAACCAAAAAGAGAATTATCATTTCATACCACACTACATATGGTAAGAATGATATTTCATGATCCATAAttgtatttgaaaattgatGTGGCAAGGAGATGTGAATTGTAGAGTATATCATCAATTATGTTAGTGTATACATAAGACTTGAATATGGGCATTTCTTCTATTAATGGTATTGTCATATAAGTTATGTAAATTCAAGGATATTTATTAATCTTCGcttcagaaaagaaaatttaaagtttattaaggcttgaatgttttagaatagatttttttattttttttcaaatttcaattgaaaaaataaatatcaccTTTGTtactgattaaaaaaaaatagaatatgaattaaattgtttttcattatgCACTGTTTTGaatcttataaaattaagaatatatatacaatATCCAACGTTTAGGTATTTGTAGAAAGTAACCCTTTCGTCTCGATCTCTTATACCTCAATCTGTACCTCTGCTCATGAAAAATCATTCTCAATCATCCAATTGCTTGTCCAAGTCCAACTTCCATTCactttttctataaatatgTAAGCCTCTAAGCCAACCATGACATAGCGTGTTCACTCTCATTACACCATTATACCAAGCT
This DNA window, taken from Vitis riparia cultivar Riparia Gloire de Montpellier isolate 1030 chromosome 13, EGFV_Vit.rip_1.0, whole genome shotgun sequence, encodes the following:
- the LOC117927801 gene encoding polygalacturonase-like, with product MVHIQLPFPYPLHMIFISSVGILGGGNSEAQVSNVLMDKAKLIGTTIGVRIKTWIRGSGNVDNIVFQNIKMENVKNPIIIDQNYCDQETPCKEQNSAVQIRNIVYRNITGMSATKMTTIFKCSKTLPCQGIMLKDINLV